DNA from Chitinophaga pendula:
CTTTTTGGGTTACAGGGCTTCCGCCGGGAGCAGCTGATACAGTCTACGGCCTTTCACCAGCTTTCCTTTTACCAGACCGTACGTATACTTTTCCAATAATCGTTTTACTTATCACCTATTATATATGATATTCGCGAACGGACGAACCTTCGTAATATCATATGATCATTCGTATTGTAAAAATGGACTTTGCCCCGGAGCATACCGGGACCTTCGAGGCGCTTTTCGAGCGGCAGCGTAACCAAATCCGGCAGTTTCCCGGCTGCAGACACCTGGAGTTGTGGCGGGAGGCTGCCGGCAGCAGCATTTATTTCACCTACAGTCATTGGGATGGGCCGGAGGCTTTAGAAACATACAGGGCCTCTACCCTATTCCGCGAGACCTGGGCAGCCACCAAAATATTGTTCCAGGGGAAACCCCATGCATGGAGCGTAACACAACAGGTGGTCTGTGACTAAAATCAATGTCTTAAAAATGACCTAACAGCTACGCTAT
Protein-coding regions in this window:
- a CDS encoding putative quinol monooxygenase, with the protein product MIIRIVKMDFAPEHTGTFEALFERQRNQIRQFPGCRHLELWREAAGSSIYFTYSHWDGPEALETYRASTLFRETWAATKILFQGKPHAWSVTQQVVCD